TACCCCGACCCGTACCCCGGGCACCTCGAGGCCCGCAGCGGGGTCGCCATCGACGACCTGGCCCCGTACGTCGACGAGTTCGTCGTCCCCATCTACGACATGGCCTACTCGACGACCTACTGGCTCGAGATACTCGCGACGGGGTTCCGCGACCGGCTCTCGACCCCGTTCAGCGTCGAACTGTACGCCGTCGACGTGGACATCGACGACCTCGCGAAGGCCACCGAAGTGGCCGCGGAGTACGGTGAGAGCGTCCTCTTTGGCTACGACGCGAGCAACGCCAGGGCGACCATCCGCCGGGTGAACGCCGACGCGCGCGAAGGGCAGTCGTTCGGCCCGAACTGACTGGGTCGCGGGTGCCTTTATTTATTCGCCGCACTACATATCTAGTATGCGCGAACGCATCACTCGTGTATTCAACAGGGCGAAGTACGCAGCTATCGGCGGGGCCATCGGTGGCGCTGTCGGCGGACTGTTCAGCGCGCGCGGCGCGAGCACGGCGGCCGGGGCCGGCGCGCTCGCCGGCGCGATTCTCGGCGAGAAGTGGGCGTCGGCCGCCCCCGTCGTCCAGCGGGCCCGCTCGAAGGCAGACGAGGAGTGGGCCATCGCCGGACCCGTGGTCGAGAAGGCGAAGGCGAAAGCGAAGTCCCACGTCCCCAGCAGGCGGTAATCGGTCGCGGGGGCTCAGTCGAAGAACCGGTCGCGCCACCGCAGAATCTCCTCGCGGTCGCGCGTGTCCTCCGGGAGGGTCTCGAACCACCGAGCATCGCTTATCTCGCCGTCGGGGTCCGAGACGCTGACCGCCGTCGTCTCCGCGCGCGCCTCGAACACCGGCAGGATGCCCCAGGTCTCGTTGCCGTCGCAGTAGAACTCGACGCGACCGAGCATCCCGAGACCCTCGATAGTGGCCTCCACGCCGCTCTCCTCGCCCAGCTCGCGCAGCGCCGCCTCCCTGAAAGACTCGTCGCCGTCGAGCTCGCCTCCGGGTAGGACCCACTGACCGACGCCGTCGTGGCGGACGAGCAGTAGCTCGCCTGGGGGCCGGTAGGTCAGCGTGTGTGCGCCGAAGGGCGCGCCGTGGGCCTTGGCGTCGGTGGCGACCCGCTTGAACCGGTGGCGCGGCACGCGGCGGTGGCGGGTGAACTCTACGAAGTCCTCGTGAGCGGTCGCCAGGTCGTGATACGTCTGCTCGGCCTGCTGGCTGGCGACGTCGGCGAGATACCACAGGCTGTCGACGGTCGTCATCCGTCCAGCGAGTCGGCATGCCGGGTCGCGAGACGATACCGTGGACGGGAAGGTCGAGGCGAGTAGGTCATAGTTCGGCGTAGGGGAGTATTGCCTATAAGTCTTCGACAACGAGCGCGGCTTCACCGCACGACCGGTGTCTCCCCGACGCCGGGGCGAATCAGTCCCTTTTTGACGAGTCGTCCAGTAGCGGCGCCTATGGCATTCGAAGAAGACGATCAGGTCATTCTCCACGACGAGCACAGCGACTACGACGGACAGGAAGGTATCGTCACGCAGGTCGTCGAGACGATGTTCGGCGACGCGAACTACACCGTCTCGTTCGAGGACGGCCAGGAGCAGGGCGTCCCCGAGGACAACCTCGAAGCCGTCGAGGAGTAAGGCCCCGATGTCGTCGGTCCCCTTCCACTACGTCGACCTCCGCACCTTCTGTTACGCGACGGAAGACGAGAAACGCGTCGAGGAGGCCCTCCGTACCTTCCTCCCGGAGGACTACCCTATCGAACGGGTCGAGAACGAGGGCCACTACGGGGACCGCATCGTGGTGCTCTCGGCACGGGTGGAGAACGCCGACGACGTCAGGCACGTCCTCACGCAGGTCGCGACGCTCCCGGACATCGACGAGGTGCGCGCGGAACTGGACGACCGGGTCGACGACAACTGCTCGTTTTTCCTCACGTTCGACAAGCAGGCCGCATTCGGGGGCGAAATCGCCCGCGGTGACGGCATCACACTCCGTGCGAAGGTGGAGGCCTACCCCGCGAAGCGAGAGAAGGCAGTCGCGAACGCGCGGGAACTGCTCGACGAACTGTGATGTACGAGGCCGTCCACGCCCGTCCCGACGGGGCGAGCACCGTCGCCAGACAGGCGCTTTCGGCCGCCGAGTACGGGTTCGACGGCGTCGTCGTCCGGAACCACGGCGACGAGCGGGCGAGCGACGACAGAGACGCCATCGCGGCCGAGTACGGCATCGACGTGGTCGCCGGAATCGAAGTCCGTGCCGAGGACCCCTCGCGGGCCAGCGGTCTCGTCGGGAACGCGCGGTCGAGCGAGACGCTGGTCGCCGTCCACGGCGGCGACGTCCGGATGAACCGCTTCGCAGTCGAACAGCCGGCAGTCGACGTGCTCGCCCACCCGATGCGTGGCGACGGCGACTTCAACCACGTCCTGGCGGCCGCCGCCGCCGACAACGGTGTCCGGGTCGAGTTCTCGCTGGCCCGCGTCCTCCGAGCGGAGGGGGGCAGTCGGGTGCGGGCGATCCAGGACCTCCGGAAGCTCCGGGAACTCGTCGCGGACGCCGACGCGCCCTACGTCGTCAGCGCGGACCCGTTCACGCACCTCCAGTTGCGGGCCCCGCGTGAACTCGTCGCCGTGGGCGAAGCCGTCGGGTTCGAGGCCGACGCGGTGCGTGCGGGGCTGGCGGAGTGGGGCCGACTCGCCGAGCGCAACCGCGAGCGAGGGTCCGAGTCGTTCGTCGAACCGGGCGTCCACATCGATGAGGACGAACAGTGAGGACATCGAGGTGGTGGGCGCGCGCCAGGACCGCACGGTTCTTGTCCCGTCCGCCGCTGGAACCGGTATGAACGGCGACCGACGGGCCAGGGGCGACCGGCAGTGAAGCACCTCCCGAAGCACCTCCGACCTCGCTGGCGGTACCTCGCCATCGCCATCGAGACCTGGCCAGACGCCTCGTTCGACCGGCGGGCGCTCCAGCGCGACCTGTGGTACGCCGCCCAGAACCTGCTGGGCGACACCGGGAGCGCCGAGGTCGACCTGACCGTCGTCTCGTTCGACCGGACCGGCGGCGAGGGAGACGCCATCGTCCGCACCCGGCGAGGCCACACTGACGAGGCCCGTGCTGCGCTGGCCTGTCTCGACAGCGTCGGCGACGACCCGGTGGGGCTTCGCGTCCGCGGCATTAGTGGGACCGTGCGTGCCTGTGAAGAAAAGTATATACGCGGGCCGCCGGAAGCACCTGCCAAGAGACAGGTCGTGTTCGAGAACCAGGACCGTCGGGCCGTCGAACGGGGCGAGCGAATCGACGTCCAGACCGACGACGGGTTCGCGGGCGCGACCGCACTCGATTTCAGATAACTATGCAGGGACAAAGTCAACAGCAGGCGTACGACCGCGGGATCACCATCTTCTCTCCGGACGGACGTCTCTATCAGGTCGAGTACGCCCGCGAGGCGGTCAAGCGAGGGACAGCGAGCATCGGCGTCAGGACGAGCGACGGCGTCGTCCTCGCCGTCGACAAGCGCATCCGCTCGCCGCTGATGGAGCGCTCCTCCGTCGAGAAGATCCACAAGGCCGACGACCACATCGGCATCGCCTCGGCCGGCCACGTCGCCGACGCGCGCCAGCTCATCGACTTCGCCCGTCGACAGGCCCAGGTCAACCAGCTGCGCTACGGCGAGCCCGTCGGCGTCGAGACGCTGACCAAGGAGATAACCGACTACATCCAGCAGTACACGCAGGTCGGTGGCGCGCGCCCATTCGGCGTCGCCCTCATCATCGCCGGCATCGCCAACGGCGAACCGCGCCTCTACGAGACGGATCCGTCGGGGACCCCCTACGAGTGGAAGGCACTGGCCGTCGGCGCCGACCGCGGCGACATCCGCGA
The DNA window shown above is from Haloarcula halobia and carries:
- a CDS encoding glycine zipper 2TM domain-containing protein; the protein is MRERITRVFNRAKYAAIGGAIGGAVGGLFSARGASTAAGAGALAGAILGEKWASAAPVVQRARSKADEEWAIAGPVVEKAKAKAKSHVPSRR
- a CDS encoding NUDIX hydrolase, which gives rise to MTTVDSLWYLADVASQQAEQTYHDLATAHEDFVEFTRHRRVPRHRFKRVATDAKAHGAPFGAHTLTYRPPGELLLVRHDGVGQWVLPGGELDGDESFREAALRELGEESGVEATIEGLGMLGRVEFYCDGNETWGILPVFEARAETTAVSVSDPDGEISDARWFETLPEDTRDREEILRWRDRFFD
- a CDS encoding DUF1918 domain-containing protein, which gives rise to MAFEEDDQVILHDEHSDYDGQEGIVTQVVETMFGDANYTVSFEDGQEQGVPEDNLEAVEE
- a CDS encoding RNA-binding protein gives rise to the protein MSSVPFHYVDLRTFCYATEDEKRVEEALRTFLPEDYPIERVENEGHYGDRIVVLSARVENADDVRHVLTQVATLPDIDEVRAELDDRVDDNCSFFLTFDKQAAFGGEIARGDGITLRAKVEAYPAKREKAVANARELLDEL
- a CDS encoding RNase P subunit p30 family protein, with amino-acid sequence MYEAVHARPDGASTVARQALSAAEYGFDGVVVRNHGDERASDDRDAIAAEYGIDVVAGIEVRAEDPSRASGLVGNARSSETLVAVHGGDVRMNRFAVEQPAVDVLAHPMRGDGDFNHVLAAAAADNGVRVEFSLARVLRAEGGSRVRAIQDLRKLRELVADADAPYVVSADPFTHLQLRAPRELVAVGEAVGFEADAVRAGLAEWGRLAERNRERGSESFVEPGVHIDEDEQ
- a CDS encoding Rpp14/Pop5 family protein, translated to MKHLPKHLRPRWRYLAIAIETWPDASFDRRALQRDLWYAAQNLLGDTGSAEVDLTVVSFDRTGGEGDAIVRTRRGHTDEARAALACLDSVGDDPVGLRVRGISGTVRACEEKYIRGPPEAPAKRQVVFENQDRRAVERGERIDVQTDDGFAGATALDFR
- the psmA gene encoding archaeal proteasome endopeptidase complex subunit alpha gives rise to the protein MQGQSQQQAYDRGITIFSPDGRLYQVEYAREAVKRGTASIGVRTSDGVVLAVDKRIRSPLMERSSVEKIHKADDHIGIASAGHVADARQLIDFARRQAQVNQLRYGEPVGVETLTKEITDYIQQYTQVGGARPFGVALIIAGIANGEPRLYETDPSGTPYEWKALAVGADRGDIREYLEEHYSEEMDLDAGIDLALEALASVNEEGLAPEGIGVATIDVDTEMFHELTDDEKHAHLEEAGLLAADEDDEAGDAEE